One Nitrospira sp. DNA window includes the following coding sequences:
- a CDS encoding Transcriptional regulator, AcrR family, with protein sequence MVCPMKQVNLELRDTLLDAAEAVVVRQGIANLTLDAVAAEARKSKGGLLHHFPTKDRLVEALVSRSAEGWRSCYMGAYDRTAEGPGRMARALLHHCLSDAECWTEELRRSTSAVFAALAQNPTLIDPMRAVYADLHRRIAADGLPPGVGEAVAAAIDGLWLDWVLGLAPLDQARVARVRLALEDMLARVEPARRTSKAVVAVRKRSGGRP encoded by the coding sequence ATGGTGTGCCCTATGAAACAGGTCAATCTCGAACTGCGAGACACGCTGCTCGATGCCGCTGAAGCCGTGGTCGTTCGTCAGGGCATCGCAAACCTGACGCTCGATGCCGTCGCCGCCGAGGCGCGCAAGAGCAAGGGCGGCCTGCTGCATCACTTCCCGACGAAGGACCGGCTCGTCGAAGCGCTGGTCTCACGCAGCGCGGAAGGCTGGCGGTCCTGTTACATGGGCGCGTATGACCGGACCGCGGAAGGGCCCGGGCGCATGGCCCGCGCGCTCTTGCACCATTGCCTCTCGGATGCCGAGTGCTGGACGGAGGAACTGCGGCGCAGTACCTCTGCGGTATTCGCGGCCCTTGCTCAAAACCCCACGCTCATCGATCCCATGCGTGCCGTCTACGCCGACCTCCACCGTCGCATTGCGGCAGACGGGTTGCCGCCTGGTGTCGGCGAGGCGGTTGCCGCCGCGATCGACGGGCTCTGGCTCGACTGGGTCTTGGGGCTCGCACCGCTCGACCAGGCACGTGTCGCCCGCGTGCGCCTGGCGTTAGAAGACATGCTTGCCCGCGTAGAGCCGGCTCGCCGGACATCCAAGGCCGTGGTCGCCGTCAGGAAACGTTCAGGAGGTCGCCCATGA
- a CDS encoding Anaerobic nitric oxide reductase flavorubredoxin produces MTDRARVTEIAPDHFVISIYVPDFNLRFNHFLIKDEEPLLFHTGMKQMFPLVRDAVARILDPATIRWISFSHFEADECGALNEWLAMAPQAQPACGLVGALVSVNDFAIRPARILAQDDLLKTGRYRFRFRPTPHVPHNWEAGLLFEEATRTLLCSDLFTHEGDVEAVTESNVVERAKRSLVEGQKGPFANPYPYTPMTDRILRDLAALQPKQLALMHGSSFIGDGEQALRDLATVMREVLGSGG; encoded by the coding sequence ATGACGGACAGAGCCAGGGTGACGGAGATCGCTCCGGACCATTTTGTGATTTCGATCTACGTGCCGGACTTCAATCTCCGGTTCAACCACTTCTTGATCAAGGACGAGGAACCACTGCTCTTTCATACGGGTATGAAGCAGATGTTCCCTCTGGTGCGGGATGCGGTCGCACGCATTCTCGATCCCGCTACCATTCGATGGATCTCGTTCAGCCATTTCGAAGCCGACGAATGCGGCGCGCTTAATGAGTGGCTGGCCATGGCGCCGCAGGCGCAACCGGCCTGCGGCTTGGTCGGCGCGCTGGTCAGCGTCAACGATTTCGCGATTCGCCCGGCCCGCATCCTCGCGCAGGATGATCTGTTGAAGACCGGCCGGTACCGTTTCCGGTTCCGACCCACGCCGCATGTGCCGCACAACTGGGAAGCCGGTCTGCTGTTCGAGGAAGCCACGCGCACCTTGCTCTGTTCGGACCTGTTCACCCATGAGGGGGATGTCGAGGCTGTCACCGAATCGAATGTGGTCGAGCGCGCCAAACGCTCGTTGGTCGAAGGGCAGAAGGGGCCCTTCGCCAACCCCTACCCCTACACGCCGATGACCGACCGGATCCTACGCGACTTGGCCGCCCTGCAGCCAAAACAATTGGCGCTCATGCACGGCTCATCCTTCATCGGTGATGGTGAACAGGCACTGCGTGACTTGGCGACCGTTATGCGGGAGGTTCTGGGGTCGGGCGGTTGA
- a CDS encoding Glyoxalase family protein has product MAGKVNAIPEGYKGATPYLIIKGAARALEFYQKAFGATEIMRIPAPEGKVGHAEIKIGTAIIMLADEFPDMNCKSPQSFGGTPVSIMVYVQDVDRFVKQAVSAGAKVLRPVENKFYGDRAGSLEDPFGHQWHFATHVEDVPPDELAKRAEAFMKQQGGI; this is encoded by the coding sequence ATGGCTGGCAAGGTGAACGCGATTCCGGAAGGCTATAAAGGCGCGACGCCCTATCTCATCATCAAGGGTGCCGCTCGCGCGCTTGAGTTTTATCAGAAGGCCTTCGGGGCGACGGAGATCATGCGTATCCCGGCGCCGGAAGGAAAGGTGGGGCACGCGGAAATCAAGATCGGGACCGCGATCATCATGCTGGCCGACGAATTCCCCGACATGAATTGCAAGAGCCCTCAGTCGTTCGGCGGGACACCCGTGAGCATCATGGTGTACGTCCAGGACGTGGACCGGTTCGTCAAACAAGCCGTCTCTGCCGGCGCGAAGGTGCTTAGGCCGGTTGAAAATAAGTTCTACGGCGATCGCGCTGGAAGCCTCGAAGATCCCTTCGGACATCAATGGCACTTCGCGACACATGTGGAGGACGTGCCTCCCGACGAACTGGCAAAACGCGCCGAGGCCTTCATGAAACAACAGGGCGGGATCTAG
- a CDS encoding Acetoacetyl-CoA reductase, whose protein sequence is MSSMAEKVAIVTGASNGIGRAIAERLAQDGATVVVNYGKSAEKAEQVVAGIEAKGGKAVAVQADMSKAADARRLVKDTIKRFGRLDILVNNAGMALFKPLDETTEQEFDRVLALNTKGPYFAMQEAAGVIEKGGRIVNISTDGTHMGFPGVTAYLASKGALEQITKGLAHELASKGVTVNTVSPGFTETAMLPDAFREEGAQMSPLKRLGTPEDIADVVAFVVSDQARWLTGQNIHASGGVVM, encoded by the coding sequence ATGAGTTCGATGGCAGAAAAGGTCGCGATTGTCACAGGCGCATCGAACGGCATCGGGCGTGCCATCGCGGAACGGCTGGCGCAGGATGGCGCGACAGTGGTGGTGAATTACGGCAAGAGTGCCGAGAAGGCCGAGCAAGTGGTGGCCGGTATCGAGGCCAAGGGCGGCAAGGCCGTCGCGGTTCAAGCCGATATGAGCAAGGCTGCCGACGCACGCCGGCTGGTTAAGGACACGATCAAGCGGTTCGGCCGGCTCGATATTTTGGTGAACAACGCCGGCATGGCACTGTTCAAGCCGTTGGATGAAACCACGGAACAGGAATTTGATCGCGTGCTTGCCTTGAACACCAAGGGGCCGTACTTCGCCATGCAGGAAGCGGCCGGGGTGATTGAAAAGGGCGGTCGCATCGTGAACATCTCCACGGACGGGACTCATATGGGCTTCCCAGGCGTCACGGCCTACTTGGCGAGCAAGGGTGCGCTTGAGCAGATCACGAAAGGGCTGGCCCATGAATTGGCATCCAAGGGAGTCACCGTCAACACCGTGTCGCCGGGATTCACGGAAACGGCCATGTTGCCCGATGCCTTTCGCGAGGAGGGCGCGCAAATGTCGCCGTTGAAACGATTGGGAACCCCGGAGGACATCGCCGACGTGGTGGCCTTTGTGGTGAGCGACCAGGCGCGCTGGCTCACGGGCCAAAATATCCATGCCAGCGGCGGCGTGGTGATGTGA